The following are encoded together in the Naumannella cuiyingiana genome:
- a CDS encoding sugar-binding transcriptional regulator encodes MSRERVLLLLRVARHYYEFGWDQARIAEVEGVSRPTVSRLLAEARRRGIVRIEIGHPSERAIELEERLARRYALSGGARVAAVDPGAPLNSALGQVLGEILQECVADDSVIAASTGGTVSELIEELPSWHRPGVVVVQMIGLLDQANPIMDGSDIARRLARAFGGTHRVLPAPLIVSDARVAGGLRRESAVATALALGSRADVAVVGIGATGSGRTNIFDGLLAPAEEAEIAELGAVGHILGRHFDADGRFLDHPIHQRLMAVSAERLSEIPCVIAAAYGPQKVRAITAALSAGWVDWLITDADTASTLVDAEPPAPA; translated from the coding sequence ATGAGCCGGGAGCGGGTGCTGTTGCTGTTGCGCGTCGCGCGGCACTACTACGAGTTCGGCTGGGACCAGGCCAGGATCGCCGAGGTCGAGGGCGTCTCGCGGCCGACGGTCTCCCGGCTGCTCGCGGAGGCGCGGCGGCGAGGCATCGTCCGGATCGAGATCGGGCATCCGAGCGAGCGTGCCATCGAGCTCGAGGAGCGGCTCGCCCGGCGGTACGCGCTCAGCGGCGGCGCGCGGGTGGCCGCCGTTGATCCCGGCGCTCCTCTGAACTCTGCCCTCGGACAGGTGCTCGGCGAGATCCTGCAGGAGTGTGTGGCCGATGACTCGGTGATCGCGGCCTCCACGGGCGGCACCGTTTCGGAGTTGATCGAGGAACTGCCGAGCTGGCATCGGCCGGGGGTGGTGGTCGTCCAGATGATCGGCCTGCTCGACCAGGCGAACCCGATCATGGACGGCTCCGACATCGCGCGCCGGCTGGCACGGGCGTTCGGCGGCACCCACCGGGTCCTGCCCGCCCCGCTGATCGTCTCCGATGCGCGGGTGGCCGGCGGGCTGCGGCGGGAGAGCGCCGTCGCGACGGCGCTCGCGCTCGGGTCGCGGGCCGATGTCGCGGTGGTCGGCATCGGCGCCACCGGATCGGGACGGACGAACATCTTCGACGGGTTGCTCGCTCCCGCGGAGGAGGCCGAGATCGCCGAGCTCGGCGCCGTCGGGCACATCCTGGGCCGGCACTTCGACGCGGACGGCCGCTTCCTGGACCATCCGATCCACCAGCGGCTGATGGCGGTATCCGCCGAGCGACTCAGTGAGATTCCGTGCGTGATCGCGGCGGCCTACGGCCCGCAGAAGGTACGCGCGATCACCGCTGCGCTGTCGGCGGGGTGGGTCGACTGGTTGATCACCGATGCCGACACGGCCAGCACGCTGGTCGACGCGGAACCACCGGCGCCCGCCTGA
- the ychF gene encoding redox-regulated ATPase YchF, with protein sequence MALTIGIVGLPNAGKSTLFNALTRNNVLAENYPFATIEPNTGVVGVPDPRLKVLAGIFGSEKIVPATVTFVDIAGIVRGASQGEGMGNAFLSHIREADAICQVTRVFADPDVTHVDGAVNPGSDIETIKTELILADLQTIERALPRMEKEARINKDRAEAVAAVKEAQAVLESGRTVFEAGLDRGPLRDLFLLTAKPFLYVFNLDSDELADDQLKERLQALVAPAEAIFLDAKIESELAEMEPDEAAEFLSDMGIAEPGLDVLARVGYDTLGLQSYLTAGPKESRGWTIPKGATAPQAAGVIHTDFEKGFIKAEVVTFDDLVAAGSMAEAKAKGKVRLEGKDYVMADGDVVEFRHGATSGGKK encoded by the coding sequence GTGGCACTCACCATCGGAATCGTCGGCCTGCCGAATGCCGGCAAGTCGACCCTGTTCAACGCCCTGACCCGCAACAACGTGCTCGCGGAGAACTACCCCTTCGCGACGATCGAGCCGAATACCGGCGTGGTCGGGGTGCCGGATCCGCGACTGAAGGTGCTGGCCGGCATCTTCGGCTCGGAGAAGATCGTGCCCGCCACCGTGACCTTCGTCGACATCGCCGGGATCGTCCGCGGCGCGAGCCAGGGTGAGGGGATGGGCAATGCGTTCTTGTCCCACATCCGCGAGGCCGACGCGATCTGCCAGGTGACGCGGGTCTTCGCCGATCCGGACGTGACGCACGTGGACGGAGCGGTGAATCCGGGGTCGGACATCGAGACGATCAAGACCGAGCTGATCCTGGCTGACCTGCAGACCATCGAGCGGGCGCTGCCGCGGATGGAGAAGGAGGCCCGGATCAACAAGGACCGGGCGGAGGCCGTTGCCGCGGTGAAGGAGGCGCAGGCGGTGCTCGAGTCCGGGCGTACCGTCTTCGAGGCGGGGCTGGACCGCGGGCCGCTGCGGGATCTGTTCCTGCTCACCGCCAAGCCGTTCCTGTATGTCTTCAATCTTGATTCCGACGAGTTGGCCGATGATCAACTGAAGGAGCGCCTGCAGGCGCTGGTCGCGCCCGCCGAGGCGATCTTCCTGGACGCCAAGATCGAATCCGAGCTGGCCGAGATGGAGCCCGATGAGGCCGCGGAGTTCCTTTCCGACATGGGAATCGCTGAGCCAGGTCTGGACGTTCTGGCTCGCGTCGGCTACGACACCCTGGGCCTGCAGAGCTATCTGACCGCCGGCCCGAAGGAGTCCCGCGGCTGGACGATCCCCAAGGGCGCGACCGCCCCACAGGCGGCGGGCGTGATCCACACCGACTTCGAGAAGGGCTTCATCAAGGCCGAGGTCGTCACCTTCGATGATCTTGTCGCCGCCGGGTCGATGGCCGAGGCCAAGGCCAAGGGGAAGGTACGCCTGGAAGGCAAGGACTACGTGATGGCCGACGGTGATGTGGTGGAGTTCCGGCACGGAGCAACCTCTGGCGGTAAGAAGTGA
- the ald gene encoding alanine dehydrogenase, which translates to MRVGVPTEVKNNEYRVALTPAGASELTRRGHEVLVQAGAGLGSAITDAEYAEAGAQIVPGADDTWGRAELVLKVKEPVAEEFGRLRPGLTLFTYLHLASAPELTRELLDKQVTGIAYETVQTATGELPLLAPMSEVAGRLAPQAGAYQLMRPYGGRGVLPGGVPGVAPARVVVIGAGVAGMNAAQIAVGMGADVSLLDLNVDKLRAADKIFGNRVRTLVSTPWEVEQQAVEADMIIGAVLIPGAKAPTVIPHSLVQKMKPGAVLVDISIDQGGCFEDSRPTTHSDPTYRVGETIFYCVANMPGAVPHTSTRALTNVTLPYAAALADRGTLPALRADPALARGLNTHGGRLTEEPVGAAFGIPVTPQAQVLAE; encoded by the coding sequence ATGCGCGTCGGCGTACCCACCGAAGTGAAGAACAACGAGTACCGGGTCGCGCTGACCCCGGCCGGGGCCAGCGAACTGACTCGTCGGGGCCACGAGGTGTTGGTCCAGGCCGGCGCGGGCCTCGGCTCGGCGATCACCGACGCCGAGTACGCCGAGGCCGGCGCGCAGATCGTGCCGGGCGCCGACGACACCTGGGGCCGGGCCGAACTGGTGCTCAAGGTCAAGGAACCGGTCGCCGAGGAGTTCGGCCGACTGCGGCCGGGCCTGACGCTGTTCACCTATCTGCACCTGGCCTCGGCTCCGGAGCTGACCCGCGAACTGCTCGACAAGCAGGTCACCGGCATCGCCTACGAGACCGTCCAGACGGCGACCGGCGAACTGCCGCTGCTGGCGCCGATGAGCGAGGTGGCCGGACGGCTGGCGCCGCAGGCCGGGGCGTACCAACTGATGCGTCCCTACGGCGGCCGCGGCGTGCTGCCGGGTGGCGTGCCCGGCGTCGCGCCGGCCCGCGTGGTCGTGATCGGGGCCGGCGTGGCGGGCATGAACGCCGCCCAGATCGCCGTCGGGATGGGCGCCGACGTCTCCCTGCTCGACCTCAACGTCGACAAGCTGCGAGCGGCCGACAAGATCTTCGGCAATCGGGTACGCACGCTGGTCTCGACGCCGTGGGAGGTCGAGCAGCAGGCGGTCGAGGCCGACATGATCATCGGCGCCGTCCTGATTCCGGGCGCGAAGGCGCCGACCGTGATCCCGCATTCGCTGGTGCAGAAGATGAAGCCGGGCGCGGTGCTCGTCGACATCTCCATCGACCAGGGTGGCTGCTTCGAGGACTCGCGGCCCACCACGCACTCCGATCCGACCTACCGCGTCGGCGAGACGATCTTCTACTGCGTGGCGAACATGCCGGGCGCGGTGCCGCACACCTCGACCCGCGCGCTGACCAATGTCACGCTGCCCTACGCTGCCGCGCTGGCCGACCGGGGAACGCTGCCGGCGCTGCGCGCCGACCCGGCCCTGGCCCGGGGGCTGAACACCCACGGCGGCCGGCTCACCGAGGAGCCGGTCGGTGCGGCATTCGGTATCCCCGTGACCCCGCAGGCACAGGTGCTCGCCGAGTGA
- a CDS encoding DNA recombination protein RmuC, giving the protein MEIVGIGMLLIGLAFGAGTVWLVLRARAASTAGEQTAREQAANARGQAEIERSRADAERARAEAAAVRERLSSGQAAIADARAEAANAQAEAAAVSAELASARAERDAAREAAERLRADRDALVAQFKALSAEQLAAQDKQADARAQERLRATEQLLRPVAETLARFSDRLTTVEKERVALATDLRNQVQAVQATGEHLRRETHALATALRKPHQRGAWGELQLKRVAEVAGMIEHCDFTTQHTTSADDKAVRPDMRVSLGDGKCLFVDAKVPLASFLDAHEAADDASRSAALARFATNVRGHITQLSDKRYWQAEEGSPEFTILFLPSEALGAEALAQAPDLHEFAAARNIVLATPTTLIATLRAVAYGWKQAALAESAAEVFRLGRELHDRLGTMGNHFDRLGRAIERAVTAYNSTLSSLETRVLVSARRFSELRVSDAELAASSAVEEPVRRVSQAELVDDAAGVAPMLGRADDRLPEADQLRRGEPDLFDLVEEAGPRPAGRTDRRDAAG; this is encoded by the coding sequence ATGGAGATCGTTGGCATCGGGATGTTGCTGATCGGACTGGCGTTCGGCGCGGGCACGGTCTGGCTGGTGCTGCGCGCGCGGGCGGCATCGACGGCCGGCGAGCAGACGGCGCGCGAGCAGGCGGCGAACGCCCGGGGTCAGGCCGAGATCGAGCGGTCCCGCGCCGACGCCGAGCGCGCCCGCGCCGAGGCGGCCGCCGTGCGCGAGCGGCTCTCGTCGGGCCAGGCCGCGATCGCCGACGCCCGCGCCGAGGCGGCGAATGCCCAGGCCGAGGCCGCCGCCGTGTCGGCCGAGCTGGCCAGCGCCCGCGCCGAGCGCGATGCGGCCCGGGAGGCCGCCGAGCGGTTGCGCGCCGACCGCGACGCCCTGGTCGCGCAGTTCAAGGCGTTGTCGGCCGAGCAGCTCGCGGCCCAGGACAAGCAGGCCGATGCGCGCGCCCAGGAGCGGTTGCGCGCCACCGAGCAACTCCTCCGGCCGGTCGCCGAGACCCTCGCCCGCTTCTCCGACCGGCTGACCACCGTGGAGAAGGAGCGCGTCGCACTCGCCACCGACCTGCGCAACCAGGTGCAGGCCGTCCAGGCAACCGGTGAGCACCTGCGCCGGGAGACCCACGCGCTGGCCACCGCGCTGCGCAAGCCGCACCAGCGCGGCGCCTGGGGCGAGCTGCAGCTCAAGCGGGTCGCCGAGGTGGCCGGGATGATCGAGCACTGCGACTTCACCACCCAGCACACGACGTCTGCCGATGACAAGGCGGTACGCCCGGACATGCGCGTCTCCCTCGGCGATGGCAAGTGCCTGTTCGTCGATGCGAAGGTGCCGCTGGCGTCCTTCCTGGACGCCCACGAGGCAGCCGACGACGCCTCCCGCTCCGCCGCCCTGGCGCGGTTCGCCACCAACGTCCGTGGCCACATCACCCAGCTCAGCGACAAGCGCTACTGGCAGGCCGAGGAGGGCAGCCCCGAGTTCACGATCCTGTTCCTGCCGAGCGAGGCGCTCGGTGCCGAGGCGCTGGCCCAGGCGCCGGATCTGCACGAGTTCGCCGCCGCGCGCAACATCGTGCTGGCCACGCCGACCACGCTGATCGCGACCCTGCGCGCCGTGGCCTACGGGTGGAAGCAGGCCGCGCTCGCCGAGTCCGCGGCAGAGGTGTTCCGACTCGGCCGCGAGCTGCACGACCGGCTCGGCACCATGGGCAACCACTTCGACCGACTGGGCCGGGCGATCGAGCGCGCCGTCACGGCCTACAACTCGACCCTGTCGTCCCTGGAGACCCGGGTGCTGGTCAGCGCGCGGCGGTTCTCCGAGCTGCGGGTGAGCGATGCCGAGCTGGCGGCCTCGTCGGCGGTCGAGGAGCCCGTGCGTCGGGTGAGCCAGGCCGAGCTGGTCGACGACGCGGCCGGGGTCGCCCCGATGCTGGGCCGCGCCGATGACCGGCTGCCGGAGGCCGACCAGCTCCGCCGTGGCGAGCCCGACCTGTTCGACCTCGTCGAGGAGGCCGGCCCGCGCCCGGCCGGGCGTACCGACCGGCGCGACGCGGCTGGCTAA
- a CDS encoding beta-galactosidase, which produces MAALLTWSDGRLLRAGVPHRILAGAIHYFRVHPDQWADRLARLRAMGANTVDTYLAWNFHQPRETEPPDFTGWRDVSRFVELAAGLGLDVIMRPGPYICAEWDNGGLPAWLTGRDLIPRTADPRWTAPIEEWFDDALPRLTGLQAAAGGPIVAWQAENEYGSYGDDADYLRWNVRALAERGVTELIFTADGGEDYFLDGGALPGVLAAATFGSRAAESLEVWRRRRPGEPMINIEFWDGWFDHWGERHTTRPGSDVAAEIGTTLDAGGLDGGGSVCLYMGHGGTNFGLWAGANTGPGPAGELPERIQPTATSYDYDAPIAEDGSLTEKFHAVRAVFGAYAELPPVPDRLAATPRRLAPTELPTRPGPGLLDWARAGDPLPGIAPRPFTDLGIDQGLVLYSARPVLSAGDQVLRLRDLHDRAQVWLDGVPLGVLDELTGAEGLPFTGTGERGRVDVLVENRGRINYGPRSFEDKGILGGVLITGRYAFGWQHRPLPLPELGEPELDSIMSGAIAAGAGSPGWARAELIIDEPADCWLAFPGFGRGFVWLNGFLLGRYDAAGPQRNLYCPAPLLRAGANTVTALDLERRGASIAVEDAPRLG; this is translated from the coding sequence GTGGCTGCGCTGCTCACCTGGTCCGACGGCCGGCTCCTCCGGGCCGGCGTACCGCATCGGATCCTCGCCGGTGCGATCCACTATTTCCGCGTGCATCCGGACCAGTGGGCCGACCGGCTCGCCCGGCTGCGGGCGATGGGCGCGAACACCGTCGACACCTATCTCGCATGGAACTTCCACCAGCCGCGCGAGACCGAACCGCCGGACTTCACCGGCTGGCGCGATGTCTCGCGGTTCGTCGAGCTGGCGGCCGGGCTCGGGCTCGACGTGATCATGCGGCCGGGGCCCTACATCTGCGCGGAGTGGGACAACGGCGGCCTGCCCGCCTGGCTGACCGGGCGCGACCTGATCCCGCGTACCGCCGATCCGCGATGGACGGCCCCGATCGAGGAATGGTTCGACGACGCACTGCCGCGGCTGACCGGGCTGCAGGCCGCGGCGGGCGGTCCGATCGTGGCCTGGCAGGCCGAGAACGAGTACGGCAGCTACGGCGACGACGCCGACTATCTGCGCTGGAACGTGCGGGCGCTCGCCGAACGCGGCGTGACCGAGTTGATCTTCACCGCCGACGGGGGCGAGGACTACTTCCTCGACGGCGGCGCACTGCCGGGCGTGCTGGCCGCCGCGACCTTCGGCTCGCGGGCGGCGGAATCGCTGGAGGTCTGGCGGCGCCGCCGCCCCGGCGAGCCGATGATCAACATCGAGTTCTGGGACGGCTGGTTCGACCACTGGGGCGAGCGGCACACCACCCGTCCCGGCTCCGACGTGGCGGCCGAGATCGGCACGACGCTCGACGCCGGCGGGCTCGACGGCGGCGGATCGGTCTGCCTCTACATGGGGCACGGCGGCACCAACTTCGGGCTCTGGGCCGGCGCGAACACCGGCCCGGGCCCGGCGGGCGAGCTGCCGGAGCGCATCCAGCCGACGGCAACCAGCTACGACTACGACGCCCCGATCGCCGAGGACGGCTCGCTGACCGAGAAGTTCCACGCGGTACGCGCGGTCTTCGGCGCCTACGCCGAGCTGCCCCCGGTGCCCGATCGCCTCGCCGCCACCCCCCGCCGGCTCGCCCCGACCGAGCTACCGACGCGGCCCGGCCCCGGTCTGCTGGACTGGGCGCGCGCGGGCGACCCGCTGCCGGGGATCGCGCCGCGCCCCTTCACCGACCTGGGCATCGACCAGGGCCTGGTGCTCTACTCGGCCCGCCCCGTGCTGTCCGCGGGCGACCAGGTGCTGCGACTGCGCGACCTGCACGACCGGGCGCAGGTGTGGCTGGACGGCGTACCGCTCGGCGTGCTGGACGAGCTGACCGGCGCCGAAGGGCTGCCGTTCACGGGCACCGGCGAGCGCGGCCGGGTCGACGTGCTGGTGGAGAACCGCGGCCGGATCAACTACGGCCCGCGGTCGTTCGAGGACAAGGGCATCCTCGGCGGTGTGCTGATCACCGGGCGGTACGCCTTCGGCTGGCAGCACCGCCCCCTGCCGCTGCCCGAGCTCGGCGAACCGGAGCTCGATTCGATCATGAGCGGAGCGATCGCGGCCGGTGCCGGGTCGCCGGGCTGGGCGCGGGCGGAGCTGATCATCGACGAGCCCGCGGACTGCTGGTTGGCCTTCCCCGGGTTCGGCCGCGGATTCGTCTGGCTGAACGGATTCCTGCTCGGCCGCTACGACGCCGCGGGGCCGCAGCGCAATCTGTACTGCCCGGCCCCCCTGCTCCGCGCGGGCGCGAACACCGTCACGGCGTTGGACCTGGAGCGCAGGGGCGCGAGCATCGCCGTGGAGGACGCACCGCGGCTAGGGTGA
- a CDS encoding M18 family aminopeptidase, translating to MDAPTRDLADFVIASPTSFHAAGEVARRLRAAGWAEQRADERWDAAPGGHFLVRGGAVLAWWVPEGAGAASAYRIVGAHTDSPGFKLKPNPQLRRFGWDQVGVEIYGGPLLASWTDRDLGLAGRVVDVEGNEALVRTGAIMRIPELAIHLDRSVNEQGLKLGRQAHTAPVIGLGERDLVSTLLDGSGLPGDPVGFDVYAYDTQPPAVVGDAGEYFASGRLDNLSSVHAGLTALLNHDQESGDHGPDVRVLAAFDHEEVGSGSATGASGALLEGVLRRTSGALGADGDQHEAMLARSFHVSSDAGHAVHPNYAERHDPANHPLLNGGPLLKINANQRYATDGPGAVRWARACHAAGVELQPFVSNNDIPCGSTIGPLTATRLGIDTVDVGVPLLSMHSVREFAGTRDLAGLAAALRAYLW from the coding sequence ATGGATGCACCGACCCGTGATCTGGCCGACTTCGTGATCGCCTCGCCGACCTCCTTCCACGCCGCGGGCGAGGTCGCGCGACGGCTGCGGGCGGCCGGCTGGGCCGAGCAGCGGGCCGACGAGCGGTGGGATGCCGCTCCCGGCGGGCATTTCCTGGTCCGCGGCGGGGCAGTGCTCGCCTGGTGGGTACCCGAGGGCGCGGGGGCGGCGTCGGCGTACCGGATCGTCGGCGCGCACACCGACTCACCCGGGTTCAAGCTCAAGCCGAACCCGCAGTTGCGGCGGTTCGGCTGGGACCAGGTGGGGGTGGAGATCTACGGCGGGCCGCTGCTGGCCAGTTGGACCGATCGCGATCTCGGGTTGGCCGGGCGCGTGGTCGACGTCGAGGGCAACGAGGCGCTCGTCCGGACCGGTGCGATCATGCGGATCCCGGAGCTCGCGATTCACCTCGACCGCTCGGTCAACGAGCAGGGATTGAAGCTCGGCCGGCAGGCGCACACCGCGCCGGTCATCGGCCTGGGCGAGCGCGACCTGGTGTCGACACTGCTCGACGGGTCGGGCCTGCCCGGTGATCCGGTCGGCTTCGACGTGTACGCCTATGACACCCAGCCGCCCGCGGTGGTGGGCGATGCCGGCGAGTACTTCGCCAGCGGGCGGCTCGACAATCTGTCCAGCGTGCACGCCGGGCTGACCGCGTTGCTGAATCATGATCAGGAGTCGGGTGATCATGGTCCGGACGTCCGGGTGCTGGCCGCATTCGATCATGAGGAGGTGGGCAGCGGGAGTGCCACCGGCGCCTCGGGTGCGCTGCTGGAGGGCGTGCTGCGGCGTACCTCAGGCGCGCTCGGTGCCGACGGTGATCAGCACGAGGCGATGCTCGCGCGGTCCTTCCACGTGTCTTCCGATGCGGGGCACGCCGTGCATCCGAACTATGCCGAGCGGCACGATCCGGCGAACCATCCGCTGCTGAACGGCGGCCCGCTGCTCAAGATCAACGCCAACCAGCGCTATGCGACCGACGGGCCCGGCGCCGTCCGATGGGCGCGGGCATGCCACGCGGCGGGGGTCGAGCTGCAGCCGTTCGTGTCGAACAACGACATCCCGTGCGGCAGCACGATCGGTCCGCTGACGGCGACGCGGCTCGGCATCGACACGGTCGATGTCGGCGTACCGCTGCTCAGCATGCATTCGGTGCGGGAGTTCGCGGGTACGCGCGATCTCGCCGGTCTCGCCGCGGCGCTCCGCGCGTACCTGTGGTGA
- a CDS encoding GIY-YIG nuclease family protein, producing MSIIKSYGEFWNPDAVDWRDRNLQGSWRDDGVTRENNFWSAKGIYVLYQEFKPIYVGKALANSSGVGKRLADHLTDRLVARWDMFSWYSLSKPKKTSTAVALAGGRHLTTEQMVETLEAIAILITDPPLNRKRETLSGAIEVEQVGGNIRTLRSYLQELVDRP from the coding sequence ATGTCGATAATCAAGAGTTATGGCGAGTTCTGGAACCCTGACGCCGTTGACTGGAGGGACAGGAACCTCCAAGGTAGTTGGCGCGACGATGGCGTAACGAGGGAGAATAACTTTTGGAGCGCCAAAGGAATATATGTTCTCTATCAGGAGTTCAAGCCTATCTACGTTGGCAAGGCGCTAGCCAATAGTTCCGGTGTTGGTAAACGACTGGCAGATCACTTGACTGATCGCTTGGTTGCTCGGTGGGACATGTTCTCGTGGTACTCATTGTCAAAGCCTAAGAAGACGTCGACAGCGGTGGCGCTCGCAGGCGGGCGTCATTTGACAACGGAACAGATGGTTGAGACTTTGGAAGCGATCGCAATTCTGATCACGGATCCTCCACTCAATCGCAAGCGCGAGACTCTATCCGGAGCGATCGAAGTTGAGCAAGTTGGAGGGAATATCCGCACCCTGCGCTCTTACCTACAAGAGCTGGTTGATCGCCCATGA
- a CDS encoding DoxX family membrane protein: MARLVLRGVLGIVMIAHGVQKVSSGGLGAAGASFERMGIPGGAVFGPLVALLELAGGAAMLLGLLTPIVGALFALTMLGAAVLVHGGNGFYAQAGGYEFALVLAVLSAYLAVVGPGRLSVDSRLLVPVLRRRGDRAVPAGA, encoded by the coding sequence GTGGCACGGCTCGTGCTGCGCGGCGTGCTGGGGATCGTGATGATCGCCCACGGCGTGCAGAAGGTGAGCTCCGGTGGTCTCGGTGCCGCCGGGGCCTCCTTCGAGCGGATGGGCATTCCCGGTGGCGCCGTGTTCGGGCCGCTGGTCGCCCTGCTCGAGCTGGCGGGCGGGGCGGCGATGCTGCTCGGCCTGCTCACGCCGATCGTCGGCGCGTTGTTTGCGCTGACGATGCTCGGTGCCGCGGTGCTGGTGCACGGCGGCAACGGGTTCTATGCCCAGGCCGGCGGGTATGAGTTCGCGCTCGTGCTCGCGGTGCTCAGTGCGTACCTCGCCGTGGTCGGGCCCGGCCGGCTGAGCGTCGACTCGCGGCTGCTCGTGCCGGTGCTGCGCCGGCGCGGGGACCGGGCGGTGCCGGCGGGCGCCTGA
- a CDS encoding sugar kinase, with the protein MTGSHGIARRALPDDPAGADDTRFDVSTFGEGQLRLTVPAGDRLATTNRLRVTAACSEANVAGLLAQLQRRTAWATVVPDGELGDRILREYRAVGVDTSQALRRDGRVALYFLEPNGGAVPARVRYDREHTPFRDLAIDDFDWDVLLDTSVLFVSGITAALTEATAGVVDHAIDLAHRHGVAVALDVNHRDQLWSADRARATITPWLSRIDILFCSRTDANTVLRIPHAGATVAAELQQRFDIETVITTDGTAGVHRASAEGLRSHPVRWVPVRDRPGAGDAFIGGVLHGWLDDDVDAGIGTGLRAAALALTHHGDLTHLSADDLIVARRADIVR; encoded by the coding sequence ATGACCGGCAGCCACGGCATCGCGCGACGAGCCCTGCCCGACGATCCCGCCGGCGCCGACGACACCCGCTTCGACGTCAGCACCTTCGGTGAGGGCCAGCTCCGCCTCACGGTTCCGGCCGGCGATCGCCTGGCCACGACGAACCGGCTCCGCGTGACCGCTGCCTGCTCCGAGGCCAATGTCGCCGGCCTGCTCGCGCAGTTGCAACGGCGTACCGCATGGGCGACGGTCGTGCCCGACGGCGAGCTCGGCGACCGGATTCTGCGCGAGTACCGCGCGGTCGGCGTCGACACCTCCCAGGCGCTGCGCCGCGACGGCCGGGTGGCGCTGTACTTCCTCGAACCCAACGGGGGCGCCGTTCCCGCCCGGGTGCGCTACGACCGCGAGCACACCCCGTTCCGCGATCTCGCGATCGACGACTTCGACTGGGATGTCTTGTTGGACACCAGCGTGCTGTTCGTCTCCGGGATCACCGCCGCACTGACCGAGGCGACGGCCGGCGTGGTCGACCACGCGATCGACCTCGCCCATCGGCACGGCGTTGCGGTCGCGCTGGACGTCAATCACCGCGATCAACTGTGGTCCGCCGACCGCGCCAGGGCCACGATCACCCCCTGGCTGTCTCGGATCGACATCTTGTTCTGCTCGCGGACCGACGCCAATACCGTGCTCCGGATCCCGCACGCCGGCGCGACGGTCGCCGCCGAACTGCAGCAGCGCTTCGACATCGAGACGGTGATCACCACCGACGGCACCGCCGGGGTGCATCGCGCGTCCGCGGAGGGGCTGCGCTCGCACCCGGTGCGCTGGGTGCCGGTACGCGACCGCCCCGGCGCGGGCGATGCCTTCATCGGGGGCGTACTGCACGGCTGGCTGGACGACGATGTGGATGCGGGCATCGGGACCGGGCTGCGGGCCGCCGCCCTCGCGCTCACCCATCACGGGGACCTCACCCACCTCAGCGCCGACGATCTGATCGTCGCCCGACGCGCCGACATCGTCCGCTAG
- a CDS encoding Lrp/AsnC family transcriptional regulator codes for MSPDEVSRAILVALQRDGRRSYAALGKDVGLSEAAVRQRVARMIESGLMRIVAVPDPAALGFDRRGTIGVRTDGPLQPIAERMAALPSVTSVVFTAGSVDLLAEVACRSDEEFLTVIEQIRSLENVTATESFVHLRHAVGPQLRLDR; via the coding sequence GTGAGCCCGGACGAGGTCTCGCGCGCGATCCTGGTCGCGTTGCAGCGCGACGGGCGCCGCTCCTATGCGGCCCTCGGCAAGGATGTCGGCCTGTCGGAGGCAGCCGTCCGGCAGCGCGTGGCCCGCATGATCGAATCCGGGCTGATGCGGATCGTCGCCGTGCCGGATCCCGCGGCGCTGGGCTTCGACCGGCGCGGCACGATCGGGGTACGCACCGACGGCCCGTTGCAACCGATCGCCGAGCGGATGGCCGCGCTGCCCAGCGTCACCTCGGTGGTGTTCACCGCCGGCTCGGTGGACCTGCTCGCCGAGGTGGCCTGCCGCAGCGACGAGGAGTTCCTGACCGTGATCGAGCAGATCCGGTCGCTGGAGAATGTGACCGCCACCGAGAGTTTCGTGCATCTGCGACACGCGGTCGGGCCGCAGTTGCGGCTCGACCGTTGA